Proteins co-encoded in one Zygotorulaspora mrakii chromosome 5, complete sequence genomic window:
- the SEC39 gene encoding Sec39p (similar to Saccharomyces cerevisiae SEC39 (YLR440C); ancestral locus Anc_4.323), with translation MNFKTSATLMLDVQLYLISCVFAARADATNLKRVLSALEDPKAVLDATCVLWPELSDPGPLEFIFRTERSDFSSHDELLVSVLGCDKQLICITEMDSDSIHDRYTITKNYVKNSLQAIEKNSRFELENFESHWLRNRTILCDNMKPENTALYKPLWQAVMDNNIEFTKWVKGVVEPLIHMNSRLGNFIKIKDFEKMDDVEIFKLMLDDKSGLHTRTTITREIIPYIKFTDTYDIFLETVFTVDFFSFESYENFNLFRQLYTALRDLSSETLEGHLQEKSLVIIFENSSRFLRVSSLDSLRDFLQNIDDNVPAGKHDLTAGAIKLYLTYMDTSLSGYDLKSIFAITQEEESAQAAHFASMIKNLISQIHSNPHAASMIFQVMDSSTVGKQEIFTHLSGKEKTSILIETALELGDFDLLRQFIIRYNSVVKEDVLLKYFWHFFNNASNGLSSRPEIMKAEKTLDLLLQTDSTKYAHLRVLLQVANELSQYSLNLGKGVPFKPSDILNYTSRPFDLISLLLELNQGLYKDSYKISILLRNLKIAFKTSNNGNDKIVKEEHARLLSLQIDHSLVNMDFLFAIEKTKELLTLDDSKQYWATIFQVAKFMNPNWNDGEIPTEILVFQLEITGELLHFCPIEEIEAVISHWSTLELELMTRDLIQDPYSLERQKGSENFLNFETASGISSTLSRLLSGSNTF, from the coding sequence ATGAATTTCAAGACATCCGCGACACTTATGTTGGATGTGCAGTTATATTTAATTTCATGTGTATTTGCTGCAAGGGCTGATGcaacaaatttgaagagagTACTTAGTGCTTTGGAGGATCCTAAAGCAGTGCTCGATGCTACTTGTGTTCTGTGGCCTGAACTCTCTGATCCAGGACCACTGGAATTTATATTCAGGACAGAAAGATCCGATTTTTCCAGTCATGATGAACTACTTGTATCAGTATTAGGGTGCGATAAGCAGTTAATCTGTATCACAGAGATGGACAGTGATTCAATCCATGACCGTTACACAATCACTAAAAATTATGTGAAAAACTCTCTGCaggcaattgaaaagaacaGTAGATTTGAGCTTGAGAATTTCGAATCACACTGGCTCAGAAACCGTACAATTCTATGTGATAACATGAAGCCTGAAAATACTGCCTTATACAAGCCACTTTGGCAAGCTGTAATGGATAATAACATCGAATTCACTAAATGGGTTAAAGGAGTAGTAGAGCCACTGATTCATATGAACTCTAGATTAGGTAACTTCATTAAAATTAAAGATTTCGAAAAGATGGATGACGtggaaatttttaaatTGATGCTCGATGATAAAAGTGGTCTACATACTAGAACCACAATAACTAGAGAGATAATTCCTTACATCAAGTTTACTGATACCTATGACATATTTCTGGAGACTGTTTTCACAGTAGATTTTTTCTCGTTTGAATCTTACGAAAACTTTAACTTATTCAGGCAATTATACACTGCATTAAGAGACTTATCATCAGAAACCTTAGAAGGACATCTACAGGAGAAATCATTAGTaataatttttgagaaCTCATCCCGTTTCCTGCGAGTAAGTTCTTTAGATTCACTCAGGGATTTTCTTCAGAACATTGATGACAATGTTCCTGCCGGGAAACACGATCTGACTGCAGGCGCCATAAAATTATATTTGACATATATGGATACAAGTTTATCAGGCTATGACttgaaaagtatttttGCTATCACACAAGAAGAGGAATCGGCTCAAGCAGCTCATTTTGCTTctatgataaaaaatttgatatcaCAAATACATAGCAATCCACATGCCGCCAGTATGATCTTTCAAGTAATGGACTCTTCCACAGTTGgaaaacaagaaattttcaCTCATTTGTCAGGAAAGGAGAAAACTTCTATCCTGATCGAAACTGCTCTTGAGTTGGGTGACTTTGACTTATTGCGTCAATTTATAATCAGATATAACTCTGTGGTGAAGGAAGATGtccttttgaaatatttctgGCACTTCTTCAACAATGCTTCAAATGGTTTAAGCTCAAGACCTGAAATAATGAAGGCAGAAAAAACACTTGACCTGCTACTTCAAACAGACTCGACTAAATATGCACATTTGAGGGTCCTACTGCAAGTCGCAAATGAACTTTCCCAATATTCATTAAACTTAGGAAAAGGAGTTCCATTTAAACCGTCTGATATTCTAAATTATACTTCAAGGCCGTTCGATCTAATAAGTTTACTGCTTGAACTGAATCAAGGCCTTTACAAAGATTCGtataaaatttcaattctgTTGCGAAACCTAAAGATAGCGTTTAAAACTTCCAACAATGGtaatgataaaattgtCAAAGAGGAACATGCGAGACTTTTATCTCTTCAGATCGATCACTCATTGGTAAACAtggattttcttttcgcaattgaaaaaacgaAAGAACTTCTTACGTTGGATGACAGTAAGCAGTACTGGGCTACTATTTTTCAGGTTGCTAAGTTTATGAATCCAAATTGGAATGATGGGGAAATACCAACGGAAATACTCGTTTTTCAATTAGAAATTACCGGAGAGCTTCTACATTTCTGTCCTATAGAAGAAATAGAAGCCGTGATATCGCATTGGAGCACATTGGAACTCGAGCTTATGACAAGAGATTTGATACAAGATCCTTACTCTTTGGAAAGGCAAAAGGgatctgaaaattttcttaaCTTTGAAACCGCCAGCGGAATATCAAGCACGCTATCTCGTCTACTATCTGGAAGTAATACTTTTTAA
- the PIF1 gene encoding DNA helicase PIF1 (similar to Saccharomyces cerevisiae PIF1 (YML061C); ancestral locus Anc_4.322), with the protein MNSVRIIFPNLFANLNFVSRNFPPIRRITLMMTIRSYTSASDYQEINSKRIKLTIDDYHDLNELLSDSDGWDDEGSLEVDKENHRGYTEIGNKSKDGHLRKKIRTEFSDEDDSIIYHMFESGSEGLIKEKVLAGASRKLSRDLPPRNSFSSHILERPIVESTQHGNFKSAVADGDDSKLLISILKGSAQANVSEESHKATDKGRDEQSPLDKLYQSHAGEKDTKGMPLCTSSLLAIQGKQASKYPGVINLRNEKQIVTQKSTIPELHEEADKIKKKDSVNIFEDDICIVGERKCLKLAEEEDSTSTPSLSHTFDQSKEKDDCVQVNEQKEKMQYSEKFALLTQRPCLQDLQELEKKINLRSNTKIVIPLRLSKEQEDVLHLAEEGHNIFYTGSAGTGKSVLLREMIKTLKKKYGIDGVAVTASTGLAACNVGGITVHSFAGVGLGNGDVKKLYQKVKRSQKFVKRWQNISALVVDEISMLDGELLDKLDFIAQKIRKNSKPFGDIQLILCGDFFQLPPVSKDHSKPMKFAFESLVWKEAIDVTIALRKVFRQQGDTKFIEMLNNLRLGRIDNETEIEFKKLSRPLPQDDIIPAELYSTRNEVDRANNSRLNRLPGKANIYQAIDGGILEDKEMKERLLQNFLAPKQLQLKIGAQVMMIKNIDATLVNGSLGKVIDFIDHETYMFYDTMKANPEIGISELERLKANPDILRETWNDNLEEPEAAVRQKSTKDAFCKSDPNSSENDLGESIFDFLDDVSTTDVGVKYNLQRKVELLKEIHASSKRKRKLPLVRFKTSDMSTRTVLVEPEDWAIEDENEKPLVSRVQLPLMLAWSLSIHKSQGQTLPKVKVDLRRVFEKGQAYVALSRAVSREGLQVLNFDKARIMAHDKVVDFYSTLVTVEEARKQIDGSSQKHGRRINDRRDTAAPTKPLLVKKSRAARSRSNTPNPASGMDRITEMLMRRSNRG; encoded by the coding sequence ATGAATTCAGTACGAATCATATTTCCAAATCTATTCGCTAATTtaaattttgtttcaagaaACTTCCCACCAATACGCCGCATAACTCTGATGATGACTATAAGGTCATACACATCTGCCTCAGATTATCAGGAAATCAATTCTAAGAGAATTAAGCTTACTATTGATGATTATCACGATTTGAATGAACTACTTTCGGACTCCGATGGATGGGACGATGAAGGATCCCTTGAAGTAGATAAAGAGAACCATCGTGGATACACCGAAATTGGCAACAAAAGTAAAGATGGGCATTTGCGAAAAAAGATACGAACCGAGTTCTCCGATGAGGACGATTCAATAATATACCATATGTTTGAGAGCGGATCTGAGGGtttgatcaaagaaaaagttctAGCTGGGGCATCACGAAAATTGTCCCGGGATTTACCGCCAAGAAACTCGTTTTCTAGTCATATATTAGAAAGGCCTATAGTGGAAAGTACTCAACACggcaatttcaaaagcgCTGTTGCTGATGGTGATGATAGTAAGCTTCTCATATCAATATTGAAAGGTAGTGCACAGGCCAATGTTTCAGAGGAATCCCACAAAGCAACCGATAAAGGTAGAGATGAGCAGTCACCTTTAGACAAGTTGTACCAATCGCATGCGGGAGAGAAGGACACAAAAGGTATGCCATTATGTACATCTTCGCTACTCGCCATTCAAGGTAAGCAAGCCTCTAAGTATCCAGGAGTAATAAACCTACGAAATGAAAAGCAGATTGTAACTCAAAAATCCACAATCCCTGAGCTGCATGAAGAGGCtgataaaataaaaaagaaagattcCGTTAATATATTTGAGGATGACATATGTATAGTTGgcgaaagaaaatgtttaaaACTTGCGGAAGAAGAGGATTCCACTTCCACCCCAAGTTTATCTCACACATTTGATCagtcaaaagaaaaagacgaCTGCGTTCAAGTAAATGAACAAAAGGAGAAGATGCAATACTCTGAAAAGTTTGCATTGTTAACTCAAAGACCGTGTCTCCAAGATTTGCAGGAGctcgaaaagaaaataaacttACGTTCCAATACCAAAATAGTCATCCCATTACGGTTGAGTAAAGAGCAAGAAGACGTTTTGCATTTAGCTGAAGAAGGACATAATATATTTTATACTGGAAGTGCCGGTACAGGCAAATCAGTTTTGCTTCGTGAAATGATCAagactttgaaaaaaaagtacgGTATTGATGGAGTAGCGGTTACTGCATCGACTGGCCTTGCGGCTTGTAACGTTGGCGGTATAACAGTCCATTCATTTGCAGGCGTCGGATTGGGAAATGGTGATGTTAAAAAGCTGTACCAAAAAGTAAAAAGATCACAAAAATTCGTGAAACGCTGGCAAAATATAAGTGCGCTGGTTGTCGATGAGATATCCATGCTGGACGGCGAATTGCTTGATAAATTGGATTTTATAGCACAAAagataagaaaaaatagTAAACCGTTTGgtgatattcaattgatattatgtggggatttttttcaacttccgccagtttcaaaagatcaTAGTAAACCTATGAAATTTGCATTTGAATCCCTAGTCTGGAAAGAGGCAATAGATGTTACTATTGCATTAAGAAAAGTTTTCAGACAACAAGGAGACAcaaaattcattgaaatGCTGAATAATTTAAGACTCGGTCGAATTGATAACGAAACggaaattgaatttaaaaaGCTGAGTAGACCATTACCACAAGATGATATTATACCTGCAGAACTTTACAGTACGAGAAATGAGGTTGATCGAGCAAATAATTCTCGATTGAATAGGCTGCCGGGGAAGGCAAACATTTATCAGGCGATTGACGGCGGCATTTTGGAAgacaaagaaatgaaagaaagattACTTCAGAACTTTCTGGCTCCCAAGCAGCTGCAACTTAAAATCGGTGCACAggtaatgatgataaaaaatatagatGCCACACTCGTTAATGGCTCGCTGGGGAAAGTGATAGATTTTATAGACCATGAAACATACATGTTTTACGATACAATGAAGGCAAACCCTGAGATTGGAATCAGCGAACTCGAGCGACTCAAGGCAAATCCAGATATATTACGGGAAACTTGGAATGACAATCTCGAAGAGCCGGAAGCAGCTGTCAGACAAAAATCCACAAAAGACGCGTTTTGTAAGTCAGATCCAAACTCAAGTGAAAATGACCTCGGAGAAAGtatctttgattttcttgatGATGTCAGCACTACTGATGTTGGAGTCAAATATAACCTACAGAGAAAAGTTGAGTTGCTAAAGGAGATACATGCAAGCTCCAAGcgaaaaaggaaattgcCGTTAGTAAGATTCAAAACGTCTGATATGTCGACACGGACAGTTTTGGTAGAGCCAGAAGATTGGGccattgaagatgaaaacgaAAAGCCACTTGTCTCGAGAGTTCAATTACCATTAATGTTGGCCTGGTCCTTATCTATTCATAAATCTCAAGGACAAACATTGCCTAAAGTCAAGGTTGATTTAAGAAGAGTATTCGAAAAAGGACAGGCGTATGTAGCATTATCTAGAGCAGTTTCCAGGGAAGGGCTTCAGGTACTTAACTTCGATAAAGCGAGGATAATGGCCCATGACAAAGTAGTGGATTTTTATTCCACGTTGGTAACCGTTGAAGAAGCAAGGAAGCAGATCGATGGAAGCTCGCAAAAACATGGACGAAGAATAAATGATAGACGCGATACCGCAGCACCTACAAAGCCCTTGTTGGTAAAGAAGTCAAGGGCAGCGCGCTCCAGGTCAAATACGCCAAATCCTGCCAGCGGTATGGATAGAATTACGGAAATGTTGATGCGTAGAAGTAATCGAGGCTAG
- the OGG1 gene encoding 8-oxoguanine glycosylase OGG1 (similar to Saccharomyces cerevisiae OGG1 (YML060W); ancestral locus Anc_4.321), translating to MEKTVRGKQVLKMLKFGQLTFNKGELSLENLLQGGQAFRWIYNENKNHYTTTMKVGDSDKYVVVILTQPSQTVLEFATVGNMCCLKSLGDHLADYLRLEVSVRDLHATHWIKRDSNFTSYSPQGVRMLAQEPWETMISFICSSNNNISRITKMCHTLSRKYGEKIGKFDSMDYHSFPTSNDIKEKATETELRELGFGYRAKYIIQTAEKLAIDKAQGGFLGDTEYLLYLNAHMTYEQMREHLMSYSGVGPKVADCICLMGLRMDDVVPIDVHIKRIAMRDYKFQAKKSDIKQLAEKYRDLPITRKKINLELDLIRLMFLGKWGSFAGWAQGMLFSKEVGKTSGATTSGEIKKRKLGDITETSDVFEVKKEFKTEECIVESTMIEEGTQISIKVESR from the coding sequence ATGGAAAAAACAGTTAGAGGAAAACAAGTACTTAAAATGCTCAAATTCGGTCAGTTAACTTTCAACAAGGGTGAGTTATCTCTAGAGAATCTTCTACAGGGAGGGCAAGCTTTTCGGTGGATTTATAATGAGAACAAGAACCATTATACCACGACAATGAAAGTCGGAGACTCCGATAAATACGTAGTTGTGATACTGACACAACCTAGTCAAACAGTTTTGGAATTTGCAACTGTAGGAAATATGTGTTGCTTAAAGTCTTTAGGAGACCATTTGGCTGATTATCTCAGACTTGAGGTATCTGTACGCGATTTGCATGCCACGCATTGGATCAAAAGAGACTCCAATTTCACAAGTTATTCACCACAAGGTGTAAGAATGTTGGCTCAAGAACCCTGGGAAACAATGATCTCATTTATCTGTTCtagtaataataacatTTCGAGGATAACAAAAATGTGTCATACTTTGAGTCGAAAATATGGAGAGAAAATAGGTAAATTTGACTCGATGGACTATCATTCGTTTCCAACAAGTAATGatataaaagagaaagcaACGGAAACTGAGCTTAGAGAGTTAGGATTTGGATACCGTGCTAAATATATCATACAAACAGCCGAAAAATTAGCCATTGATAAGGCACAGGGTGGATTCCTTGGGGATACGGAGTATCTACTATACTTGAATGCACATATGACGTACGAACAGATGAGAGAGCATTTGATGAGTTATTCAGGAGTGGGTCCCAAGGTCGCTGATTGCATTTGTTTGATGGGGCTGCGAATGGATGACGTAGTTCCTATTGATGTGCACATCAAGAGAATTGCGATGAGGGACTACAAATTTCAAGCTAAGAAATCAGACATTAAGCAACTGGCAGAAAAATATAGAGATCTGCCCATTacaaggaagaaaataaatttaGAGCTCGACTTGATTCGCTTAATGTTTTTGGGAAAATGGGGCAGCTTTGCTGGATGGGCCCAAGGGATGCTGTTTTCTAAGGAAGTAGGCAAAACGAGTGGTGCTACAACGTCAggtgaaatcaaaaagcGCAAACTAGGAGATATTACAGAAACTTCTGACGTGTTTGAGGTTAAAAAGGAGTTCAAAACAGAGGAATGTATAGTTGAAAGTACAATGATAGAGGAGGGCACCCAGATATCTATCAAAGTTGAGTCGAGATAA
- the MRPL4 gene encoding mitochondrial 54S ribosomal protein uL29m (similar to Saccharomyces cerevisiae MRPL4 (YLR439W); ancestral locus Anc_4.320) — MLLKRCLHDTARLAARTRYTKPKPKPAPREHVNLPTQRTHHRNDLKITAPIPPAVVNIQCSDDHPLWQFFAEKKFMRAPEDLDDKSRPWAIAELRRKSFEDLHSLWYACLKERNILARENHLLKNAVGGQQDYYENVAEKIRTTMWRIRHVLSERDWSFKSAQQDFESQKATFVQEFSADFLALPSEEDEEAFQMLSRFQQAVYGINEFIDENVVNRNFVDGLKHVATLKIQRFATRDTLVDNFLEGTKERKITDAGEAFVVFTAENTLEDVKEACNAVNDLRLNGNGVSRYDELESVSKYIEQLAQAQLEKST; from the coding sequence ATGCTATTAAAGAGGTGCCTCCATGATACGGCTAGGTTGGCGGCCAGAACACGGTACACGAAACCGAAGCCTAAGCCAGCACCTAGGGAGCATGTCAATTTGCCTACGCAAAGGACACATCACAGGAACGATCTAAAGATAACAGCACCTATCCCACCAGCGGTGGTAAATATCCAATGTTCAGACGACCATCCATTGTGGCAATTCTTcgcagaaaagaaatttatGAGGGCACCGGAGGATTTGGACGATAAATCAAGACCATGGGCAATTGCGGAACTCAGGAGAAAATCATTTGAGGACCTGCATTCGTTATGGTATGCATGTTTGAAGGAGCGAAATATACTGGCGAGAGAGAAccatcttttgaaaaacgcGGTTGGCGGACAGCAAGATTATTACGAGAATGTCGCCGAGAAGATTAGAACAACGATGTGGCGCATTAGACATGTGTTAAGCGAGCGTGACTGGTCCTTCAAGTCAGCACAGCAAGATTTTGAGTCTCAGAAAGCAACGTTTGTGCAGGAGTTTAGCGCTGATTTCCTAGCGTTACCATCAGAGGAGGACGAAGAGGCTTTCCAGATGCTCTCAAGATTTCAGCAGGCAGTGTATGGCATAAATGAATTTATTGACGAAAATGTTGTAAATAGAAATTTTGTCGATGGATTGAAACATGTCGCAACGCTGAAAATACAAAGATTTGCAACCAGAGATACTCTAGTTGACAATTTTTTGGAGGGAACTAAGGAGCGAAAGATAACAGACGCTGGTGAAGCCTTTGTCGTATTCACGGCAGAAAATACACTTGAGGATGTTAAGGAAGCTTGTAATGCCGTGAACGACTTGAGACTTAATGGTAACGGCGTCTCCAGATATGACGAATTGGAATCTGtctcaaaatatattgaaCAACTAGCCCAAGCccaattggaaaaatccACATAA
- the LSM3 gene encoding U4/U6-U5 snRNP complex subunit LSM3 (similar to Saccharomyces cerevisiae LSM3 (YLR438C- A); ancestral locus Anc_4.319): MSLDTPLDLLKLNLDEKVYVKLRGARELIGTLQAFDSHCNIVLSDAVETIYELTDGDLKSTERSSEMIFVRGDSVTLITSPGDDE, encoded by the coding sequence ATGTCCCTTGACACACCACTAGACCTGCTGAAGTTAAATTTGGACGAAAAAGTGTATGTCAAATTGCGTGGCGCCAGAGAGCTTATCGGTACTCTACAAGCTTTTGATTCGCATTGTAACATTGTATTGAGTGACGCTGTAGAGACCATCTATGAACTGACAGATGGTGACCTAAAGTCAACTGAAAGAAGTTCTGAGATGATATTTGTTAGAGGTGATAGTGTTACATTAATTACAAGTCCTGGAGATGATGAATAG